One window of Neisseria subflava genomic DNA carries:
- a CDS encoding thymidylate synthase has product MKAYHDLMRHVLDNGIDKSDRTGTGTRSVFGYQMRFDLSEGFPLLTTKKLHLLSIIHELLWFLKGDTNIKYLKDNNVSIWDEWADENGDLGPVYGYQWRSWPAPDGRHIDQIANVVEQIKKNPDSRRLIVSAWNPALVDEMALPPCHALFQFYVANGKLSCQLYQRSADIFLGVPFNIASYALLTMMMAQVCGLEAGEFIHTFGDAHLYSNHIEQAQLQLSRDFRKLPTMKINPEVKDLFAFKFEDFELEGYDPHPHIKAAVSV; this is encoded by the coding sequence ATGAAAGCCTATCACGACCTTATGCGCCATGTTCTCGACAATGGTATCGACAAATCCGACCGTACCGGCACCGGCACGCGTTCTGTATTCGGCTACCAAATGCGTTTTGATTTGAGTGAAGGCTTTCCGCTATTGACCACCAAAAAACTGCATCTGCTCTCGATTATTCATGAGCTGCTTTGGTTTCTTAAAGGCGATACCAACATCAAATACCTGAAAGACAACAACGTTTCCATTTGGGACGAATGGGCGGACGAAAACGGCGATTTAGGCCCGGTTTACGGCTACCAATGGCGCAGCTGGCCCGCGCCCGACGGCCGCCATATCGACCAAATTGCCAATGTGGTGGAACAAATCAAAAAAAATCCCGACTCGCGCCGTCTGATTGTATCGGCATGGAATCCGGCTTTGGTCGATGAAATGGCTTTGCCGCCTTGCCACGCTCTGTTTCAGTTTTACGTTGCCAACGGCAAACTGTCTTGCCAGCTTTACCAACGCAGCGCCGATATTTTCCTTGGCGTACCGTTCAACATCGCCAGCTACGCATTGTTGACCATGATGATGGCCCAAGTATGCGGACTGGAAGCAGGTGAGTTTATCCATACGTTTGGCGATGCGCATTTGTATAGCAACCATATCGAGCAGGCCCAACTGCAATTAAGCCGCGATTTCCGAAAACTACCGACCATGAAAATCAACCCTGAAGTCAAAGACTTGTTTGCCTTCAAATTTGAAGACTTTGAATTGGAAGGCTACGATCCGCATCCGCACATCAAAGCAGCCGTATCGGTGTAA
- the recG gene encoding ATP-dependent DNA helicase RecG — protein sequence MTPETQKQLKITDVSAKKLDKLNLHTAWDLVLHLPLRYEDETHIMPIKDAPIGVPCQVEGEVIHQEVTFKPRKQLIVQIADGSGSILFLRFIHFYASNQKQMAVGKRIRAVGEIKHGFHGDEMIHPKIRDAENIGLAESLTPIYPTVNGLNQPTLRRIIQTALDVTPLHDTLPDTLLGRLKLPHLAESLRLLHSPPPSFTIHQLSDGTLPAWQRLKFDELLAQQLSMRLARQKRVSGSATALGGDGTLTQALRNALPFALTDAQEKVVSEICRDMAQTHPMHRLLQGDVGSGKTIVAALSALTAIESGAQVAVMAPTEILAEQHFIKFKQWLEPLGLEVVWLSGSQRKKAKDEAKAKLADGSVKIAVGTHALFSDDVEFQNLGLVIVDEQHRFGVAQRLALKNKGRDVHQLMMSATPIPRTLAMSFFADLDVSVINELPPGRTPIKTRLVNNVRRAEVEGFVLNICRKGQQAYWVCPLIEESETLQLQTATETLEQLQTALPELSIGLVHGRMKAAEKAEVMAEFAAGRLNVLVATTVIEVGVDVPNAALMVIEHAERMGLAQLHQLRGRVGRGAAESVCVLLFAEPLSELAKARLKVIYEHTDGFEIARQDLNIRGPGEFLGARQSGVPMLRFANLEEDLHLLEQAREIAPLLIEQNPEIVEAHLARWLSSREGYLGV from the coding sequence ATGACGCCCGAAACCCAAAAACAGCTCAAAATTACTGATGTTTCTGCCAAGAAGCTCGACAAGCTCAACCTCCATACTGCATGGGATTTGGTGTTGCACCTGCCGCTGCGTTACGAGGACGAGACGCACATTATGCCGATTAAGGATGCACCGATCGGGGTGCCGTGTCAGGTCGAGGGCGAAGTCATTCATCAGGAAGTGACATTTAAACCGCGCAAACAGCTGATTGTTCAAATCGCCGATGGTTCCGGCAGCATCCTTTTTCTGCGCTTCATCCACTTTTACGCCAGCAACCAGAAACAGATGGCGGTCGGCAAGCGCATCCGCGCCGTGGGCGAAATTAAGCATGGGTTTCACGGCGACGAGATGATTCATCCCAAAATCCGTGATGCTGAAAACATCGGTTTAGCGGAAAGCCTCACACCGATTTATCCGACCGTAAATGGTTTAAACCAACCTACTTTGCGCCGTATTATTCAGACGGCCTTGGACGTTACGCCGTTGCACGACACGCTCCCCGATACTTTATTAGGTCGTCTGAAATTGCCGCACCTCGCCGAAAGCCTGCGCCTTTTGCATTCACCGCCGCCGAGTTTCACTATTCATCAACTTTCAGACGGCACGCTGCCTGCATGGCAACGGCTCAAATTTGACGAACTTTTGGCGCAACAGCTTTCCATGCGCTTGGCGCGGCAGAAGCGTGTCAGCGGCTCGGCCACAGCATTGGGCGGCGACGGCACATTGACTCAAGCCCTGCGCAACGCCTTGCCGTTTGCCCTGACCGATGCGCAAGAAAAAGTTGTTTCCGAAATCTGCCGCGATATGGCGCAAACCCACCCCATGCACCGCCTGCTGCAAGGCGATGTCGGCAGCGGCAAAACCATTGTTGCTGCTTTGTCCGCGCTGACCGCCATTGAATCTGGCGCGCAGGTGGCTGTAATGGCACCAACCGAAATCCTTGCAGAACAGCACTTCATCAAGTTCAAACAATGGCTTGAGCCGTTAGGACTCGAAGTCGTTTGGCTCTCCGGTAGCCAGCGCAAAAAAGCCAAAGACGAAGCTAAAGCCAAACTGGCTGACGGCTCTGTCAAAATTGCCGTCGGTACGCATGCCCTGTTTTCAGACGACGTCGAGTTCCAAAATCTGGGCTTGGTGATTGTGGACGAACAGCACCGCTTCGGCGTCGCCCAACGCCTCGCCCTCAAAAACAAAGGGCGCGACGTCCACCAGTTGATGATGTCCGCCACGCCCATCCCGCGCACACTTGCCATGAGTTTCTTCGCCGACTTGGACGTATCCGTCATCAACGAATTGCCGCCAGGACGTACGCCGATTAAAACTCGCCTCGTCAACAACGTCCGCCGCGCTGAAGTCGAGGGCTTCGTCCTTAATATTTGTCGCAAAGGGCAGCAGGCATACTGGGTTTGTCCGTTGATTGAAGAGAGCGAAACCCTGCAACTGCAAACCGCCACCGAAACCCTCGAGCAGCTTCAGACGGCCTTGCCCGAACTCAGCATCGGCTTAGTACACGGGCGCATGAAGGCCGCCGAAAAAGCCGAAGTCATGGCGGAATTTGCCGCAGGCCGTCTGAACGTCTTGGTCGCCACCACCGTCATCGAAGTCGGCGTAGATGTGCCCAACGCCGCCCTGATGGTGATCGAACACGCCGAGCGCATGGGCTTGGCGCAGCTGCATCAATTACGCGGACGGGTAGGGCGCGGCGCGGCAGAAAGCGTGTGCGTCCTTCTGTTTGCAGAACCCTTGAGCGAACTTGCCAAGGCGCGGCTGAAAGTCATCTACGAACACACCGACGGCTTCGAAATCGCCCGCCAAGACCTCAACATCCGCGGCCCCGGCGAATTTCTCGGCGCGCGCCAAAGCGGCGTCCCCATGCTGCGCTTCGCCAACCTTGAAGAAGACCTGCATCTCTTGGAACAGGCGCGCGAAATCGCCCCTTTGCTGATTGAACAAAACCCTGAAATCGTCGAAGCGCATTTGGCAAGATGGCTTTCCAGCAGGGAAGGTTATTTGGGCGTATAA
- the gdhA gene encoding NADP-specific glutamate dehydrogenase, with product MTDLNTLFTNLKQRNPNQEPFHQAVEEVFMSLDPFLAKNPKYTQQSLLERIVEPERVIMFRVTWMDDKGQVQVNRGYRIQMSSAIGPYKGGLRFHPTVDLGVLKFLAFEQVFKNALTTLPMGGGKGGSDFDPKGKSDAEVMRFCQAFMTELYRHIGADTDVPAGDIGVGGREIGYLFGQYKKIRNEFASVLTGKGLEWGGSLIRPEATGYGCVYFAQAMLETRNDSIEGKRVLISGSGNVAQYAAEKAIQLGAKVLTVSDSNGFVLFPDSGMTEAQLAALIELKEVRRERVATYAKEQGLQYFENQKPWNIAAEVALPCATQNELDADAAKILLANGCYVVAEGANMPSTLGAVEQFIKAGILYAPGKASNAGGVATSGLEMSQNAIRLSWTREEVDQRLFDIMHNIHESCLKYGKVGDKVNYVNGANIAGFVKVADAMLAQGF from the coding sequence ATGACTGACCTGAACACCCTGTTTACCAATCTTAAACAACGCAACCCCAACCAAGAACCCTTCCACCAAGCTGTTGAAGAAGTGTTCATGAGCCTCGACCCGTTTTTGGCGAAAAACCCGAAATACACCCAACAAAGCCTGCTTGAGCGTATTGTTGAACCGGAGCGCGTGATTATGTTCCGCGTCACTTGGATGGACGACAAAGGCCAAGTTCAAGTCAACCGCGGCTACCGCATTCAAATGAGTTCCGCCATCGGCCCTTACAAAGGCGGTTTACGTTTCCACCCGACCGTCGATTTGGGCGTGTTGAAATTCCTCGCCTTTGAACAAGTGTTCAAAAATGCGTTGACCACCCTGCCTATGGGCGGCGGCAAGGGCGGTTCCGACTTTGATCCTAAAGGCAAATCAGATGCCGAAGTAATGCGTTTCTGCCAAGCCTTTATGACCGAACTCTACCGCCACATCGGTGCTGATACCGACGTTCCTGCCGGCGACATCGGCGTAGGCGGCCGCGAAATTGGCTATCTGTTCGGCCAATACAAAAAAATCCGCAACGAATTTGCTTCCGTCCTGACCGGCAAAGGCCTCGAATGGGGCGGCAGCCTGATTCGCCCTGAAGCCACCGGCTACGGTTGCGTGTATTTTGCCCAAGCTATGTTGGAAACCCGCAACGACAGCATCGAAGGCAAACGCGTGTTGATTTCCGGCTCCGGCAACGTGGCGCAATACGCTGCCGAAAAAGCCATCCAACTGGGTGCAAAAGTATTGACCGTTTCCGACTCCAACGGCTTTGTCCTCTTCCCTGACAGCGGTATGACCGAAGCGCAACTGGCCGCTTTGATCGAGCTGAAAGAAGTACGCCGCGAACGCGTCGCCACTTACGCCAAAGAACAAGGCCTGCAATACTTTGAAAACCAAAAACCGTGGAACATCGCAGCCGAAGTCGCCCTGCCTTGCGCCACCCAAAACGAATTGGACGCAGACGCTGCCAAAATCCTGCTGGCAAACGGTTGCTATGTGGTTGCCGAAGGTGCGAACATGCCGTCAACTTTGGGCGCAGTCGAACAATTTATCAAAGCCGGCATCCTCTACGCTCCGGGCAAAGCCTCCAACGCCGGCGGCGTAGCGACTTCAGGTTTGGAAATGAGTCAAAACGCCATCCGCCTGTCTTGGACACGTGAAGAAGTCGACCAACGCCTGTTCGACATCATGCACAACATCCACGAATCCTGCCTGAAATACGGCAAAGTCGGCGACAAAGTGAACTACGTCAATGGTGCGAACATTGCCGGTTTCGTCAAAGTTGCCGATGCTATGTTGGCGCAAGGTTTCTAA
- a CDS encoding transferrin-binding protein-like solute binding protein, with protein sequence MSNIQTKLKTIVFTAISTAILSACGGGGGGGSSALSTGATPTNNTGNSAGNNGNPANNSNANNQKEPSTTLTNSADNLAKLTDEAPIDPANVTQPLHTHFISSKGAQQSNPNVQIRKDAAGKMFQTDNQDRNQNGLISSIDFNSNDEVKMDGVVLFNKTTDGNATQPTWTSYASVIAKVYSKGNTQTDVSEQTGKEKNTEFAYGKSTLDERIVELYKKLEAEKENLKKEQNSESGQVDHDKIKEIKAKIEELDSLYQKNLQHRTGLATFNKIDSDKLAYFRTDKNGLVFDKQFDGVYVINFDDGTKIVLHDPSAAGWTYQTFAHYTDPKGHVYQGYQSLGDETVFTTLPAKGTATYKGISTAYVVTDKNNRQLTSNVMAIVDFGLKGVRFETSNSHFHTLENGKRVSQADKNYDFKGTASWKDGNLFSGKVSTADDKLSGNLNGKFYGPNAAEIGGTYGLKNKDATEHLIGGYGAKRQ encoded by the coding sequence ATGTCAAACATCCAAACCAAACTTAAAACCATCGTTTTTACAGCCATCAGCACAGCCATCTTGTCCGCATGCGGTGGTGGCGGAGGCGGCGGTTCATCTGCTTTAAGCACCGGCGCGACTCCTACCAATAATACCGGCAACTCTGCTGGCAATAATGGCAATCCTGCCAACAACAGCAATGCCAACAATCAAAAAGAGCCGTCTACTACGCTCACCAACAGTGCCGACAACCTCGCCAAACTGACCGATGAAGCTCCAATCGATCCGGCCAACGTTACCCAGCCTTTGCACACACATTTCATATCTTCCAAAGGTGCACAACAATCCAATCCTAACGTCCAAATCCGCAAAGATGCCGCAGGCAAAATGTTCCAAACAGACAATCAAGACCGCAACCAAAATGGTCTGATCAGTTCTATTGACTTTAACAGCAATGATGAAGTCAAAATGGACGGCGTTGTGTTATTTAACAAGACCACTGATGGCAACGCAACCCAACCTACATGGACAAGCTACGCTTCTGTTATTGCCAAAGTATATTCAAAAGGCAATACTCAAACTGATGTCAGCGAACAAACAGGCAAAGAGAAAAATACCGAATTCGCATATGGTAAATCAACTTTGGATGAACGTATTGTTGAACTTTATAAGAAGTTAGAAGCTGAAAAAGAAAATCTAAAAAAAGAACAAAACTCAGAGTCTGGTCAAGTTGATCATGACAAAATAAAGGAAATTAAAGCTAAAATTGAAGAATTAGACTCTTTATACCAAAAAAATCTGCAACATCGTACTGGTCTGGCAACCTTTAATAAAATTGACAGCGATAAGTTAGCCTACTTCCGCACTGATAAAAATGGCTTAGTCTTCGATAAACAATTCGATGGCGTTTATGTTATCAACTTTGATGACGGCACCAAAATTGTGTTGCATGATCCTTCCGCAGCCGGCTGGACATATCAAACCTTCGCGCATTACACCGACCCTAAAGGACATGTATACCAAGGCTACCAAAGCTTGGGTGATGAGACTGTCTTCACTACCCTGCCTGCAAAAGGTACAGCCACCTACAAAGGTATTTCCACTGCCTATGTGGTTACCGACAAGAACAATCGTCAGTTGACTTCCAATGTCATGGCTATCGTTGATTTCGGCCTCAAAGGTGTCCGTTTTGAAACGTCAAACTCACACTTCCATACTTTGGAAAATGGTAAGCGCGTATCCCAAGCAGATAAAAACTACGATTTCAAAGGTACGGCAAGCTGGAAAGACGGCAACCTCTTCTCCGGTAAAGTCAGCACGGCTGATGACAAATTAAGCGGCAACCTGAACGGCAAATTCTACGGCCCCAATGCTGCAGAAATTGGCGGCACTTACGGCTTGAAAAACAAAGATGCAACCGAACACTTAATCGGTGGCTATGGCGCGAAACGTCAATAA